In one Neobacillus sp. CF12 genomic region, the following are encoded:
- a CDS encoding enoyl-CoA hydratase: protein MEYLKWSNQDSIATITIVRPPANALSQGLLRELSAVLDEIEPNRDIKVIVIHGEGRFFSAGADIKEFTTVSSSEGFANLGKFGQDLFDRMEKFPKPIIAAIHGAALGGGLELAMACHIRLVGEKSKLGLPELQLGLIPGFAGTQRLPKYVGVARAAEMLFTSEPITGMEAVQFGLANHAYPEDEVLEQALKLAGKIAKKSSGSLKATIQLLNYAKTEEFYEGSKKEAELFGEIFVSNDAKEGIQAFIEKREPHFKGE, encoded by the coding sequence TTGGAATACTTAAAATGGTCTAATCAAGACTCTATCGCGACGATCACCATTGTGCGTCCACCGGCAAATGCCCTCTCACAAGGACTATTACGAGAACTGTCGGCTGTACTAGACGAAATTGAACCTAATCGTGACATTAAGGTGATTGTCATTCATGGGGAAGGTCGTTTCTTCTCAGCAGGTGCAGATATTAAAGAATTCACAACCGTCTCTTCATCTGAAGGATTTGCGAATCTTGGAAAATTTGGACAGGATTTGTTTGACCGGATGGAGAAATTTCCTAAACCAATCATTGCAGCTATTCATGGTGCAGCACTTGGCGGCGGCTTGGAACTAGCGATGGCTTGTCATATCCGTTTAGTGGGTGAAAAGTCCAAACTTGGTCTTCCAGAGCTGCAGCTTGGGTTAATCCCTGGCTTTGCCGGCACACAACGACTTCCTAAATATGTGGGCGTGGCACGGGCAGCAGAAATGCTGTTTACATCTGAGCCAATCACAGGAATGGAAGCGGTTCAATTTGGCTTGGCAAACCATGCATACCCAGAAGATGAAGTGTTAGAACAAGCACTTAAATTGGCGGGTAAAATTGCTAAGAAAAGTTCAGGGTCACTAAAAGCGACCATTCAATTATTAAACTATGCGAAAACTGAAGAGTTTTACGAAGGCTCCAAGAAGGAAGCTGAGTTATTTGGAGAAATTTTTGTATCCAATGATGCAAAAGAGGGAATTCAGGCTTTTATTGAAAAAAGAGAGCCGCATTTTAAAGGTGAATAA
- a CDS encoding GNAT family N-acetyltransferase yields the protein MIQQETNAVITFRKVDFEKDAVLLHQWHHEPHVIPFWHQNFPFSQYAKHLKGLLSDRHQTLWIGMMNGKEMSYWETYWAKDDIIGRYYGAEPFDQGVHLLIGDTSYLGKGLAEPMLQSIMKQMFSDSRTARLVAEPDSRNAKMIHVFKKCGFVPQKELNLPDKQAMFLICTREDFERRLTSDL from the coding sequence ATGATTCAACAAGAAACAAACGCAGTGATTACGTTCCGCAAGGTTGATTTTGAGAAGGATGCGGTCTTGCTTCATCAGTGGCACCATGAGCCGCACGTCATTCCTTTTTGGCACCAGAACTTTCCGTTCAGCCAGTATGCAAAGCACTTAAAGGGTTTACTTTCGGACAGGCATCAAACCTTATGGATCGGCATGATGAACGGGAAAGAGATGAGCTACTGGGAAACATATTGGGCAAAAGACGATATCATCGGCCGCTATTATGGTGCAGAACCATTTGATCAGGGAGTTCATTTGCTCATTGGAGACACCTCTTATTTAGGAAAAGGTTTGGCAGAGCCTATGCTTCAGAGCATCATGAAGCAGATGTTTTCTGACAGCAGGACAGCGAGGCTTGTTGCGGAACCTGATAGCCGCAACGCTAAAATGATTCACGTGTTTAAAAAGTGCGGGTTTGTTCCTCAAAAGGAGCTTAACCTTCCTGATAAACAAGCCATGTTTTTGATCTGCACAAGAGAAGATTTTGAAAGGAGGCTTACAAGTGATTTATGA
- a CDS encoding IucA/IucC family siderophore biosynthesis protein, producing METNVKKRHWETANKRLLAKMIAEFLYEDMISAGKTDGLYHLSLNGGTMYRFQAEERLMDSYWIDPDSIQIKTGGEWVNAKSAVAFLLELQKEIGIKPFTAAFLIEEYKRTLLADAHIMASQENQRTESLLEIDYAELEGEMTGHPWITYNKGRIGFSYTDYLQYAPEQKKEVKLDWIAVSKEKGSFHSIEEVNYEDLLKSELGDSLWVTFQKVLHEEGIQPEDYFFMPVHEWQWNHVLVPLFSEELFEKRIVYLGKGEDEYLPQQSIRTFVNMKDKMKYHVKLPMSILNTLVYRGLPSERVVLAPEITQHIQGIRDRDSFLRDTCRVILPGEIASMNYAHPDYTKLQGAPYQFLEMLGVIWRESIYSFLDEGEQAITLAALLYVGEDGESYALKLAKKAGLNAEEWTKQLFDVLLPPLLHYLYQYGTVFSPHGQNTVVILKDSKPHRLAVKDFVDDVNISDQPLSELENISAELKNVLRSEAPEGLCQFIFTGLFVCHFRYLADILHRSRELDETVFWYMLRETILSYQAQFPELKERFELFDLLRPSFKKLCLNRNRMIEYGYGDGVDRPHASEFGRVKNPLATGKPAVV from the coding sequence ATGGAAACGAATGTGAAAAAAAGGCACTGGGAAACAGCAAACAAACGGCTGCTTGCCAAAATGATTGCAGAGTTTTTATATGAAGACATGATTTCAGCGGGGAAAACGGATGGTCTTTATCACCTTTCATTAAACGGCGGGACGATGTACAGATTCCAAGCGGAAGAACGGCTTATGGACAGCTACTGGATAGACCCTGACTCCATTCAGATAAAAACAGGCGGTGAATGGGTGAATGCTAAAAGCGCAGTTGCTTTCCTGCTTGAGCTGCAAAAGGAAATCGGCATCAAACCATTTACTGCCGCTTTTCTGATTGAAGAATATAAACGGACACTGCTTGCCGATGCCCATATCATGGCCAGCCAGGAAAATCAGCGGACTGAGTCCCTCCTTGAAATCGATTATGCAGAGCTTGAAGGGGAAATGACCGGTCATCCATGGATTACATATAACAAAGGAAGAATTGGATTTTCCTATACGGATTACCTACAGTATGCGCCGGAACAGAAGAAGGAGGTAAAGCTTGACTGGATAGCTGTTTCAAAAGAGAAGGGGAGCTTTCATTCAATTGAAGAAGTAAATTATGAAGATTTACTGAAAAGCGAGCTGGGTGATTCCCTTTGGGTAACGTTTCAGAAGGTTCTGCATGAGGAAGGTATTCAGCCGGAGGACTATTTCTTCATGCCTGTTCATGAATGGCAGTGGAATCATGTCCTGGTACCACTTTTTTCAGAAGAGCTGTTTGAAAAGCGCATCGTTTATCTTGGAAAAGGAGAGGATGAGTACCTGCCACAGCAATCCATCAGAACGTTCGTGAACATGAAAGATAAGATGAAATATCATGTAAAGCTTCCGATGAGCATTTTGAATACACTCGTTTATCGCGGCCTGCCGTCTGAGCGGGTGGTGCTTGCTCCGGAAATCACGCAGCATATTCAGGGAATCCGGGATCGTGACTCATTCTTGCGTGATACATGCAGAGTTATACTCCCTGGAGAAATAGCAAGCATGAACTACGCTCATCCTGATTATACAAAGCTGCAAGGGGCTCCATATCAATTCCTTGAAATGCTCGGTGTCATCTGGAGAGAAAGTATTTATTCGTTCCTAGACGAAGGAGAGCAAGCGATAACCCTAGCTGCGCTTTTATATGTTGGGGAGGACGGAGAATCCTATGCGCTTAAACTTGCCAAAAAGGCAGGCCTCAACGCAGAAGAGTGGACAAAACAGCTTTTTGATGTGCTGCTTCCGCCGCTTCTGCACTACTTATATCAATATGGAACCGTTTTTTCGCCGCACGGTCAGAATACCGTTGTCATTTTAAAGGACAGCAAACCGCACCGTCTCGCCGTTAAAGATTTTGTGGATGATGTGAACATCAGTGATCAGCCGCTGTCAGAGCTGGAAAACATCTCAGCAGAGTTAAAAAATGTGCTGAGAAGCGAGGCTCCGGAAGGACTCTGTCAATTTATCTTTACTGGATTGTTCGTATGCCACTTCCGCTATCTCGCAGACATTCTTCATCGGAGCAGGGAGCTGGATGAAACTGTTTTCTGGTACATGCTAAGAGAGACGATTCTTTCTTATCAGGCGCAGTTCCCAGAACTGAAAGAACGATTTGAGCTGTTTGATCTGCTGAGACCATCCTTTAAAAAACTTTGTCTCAACCGGAACAGGATGATAGAATATGGGTATGGCGATGGCGTTGACCGGCCTCATGCTTCAGAATTTGGAAGAGTAAAAAACCCGCTGGCTACTGGAAAGCCTGCAGTTGTTTAA
- a CDS encoding SidA/IucD/PvdA family monooxygenase yields the protein MAALIDETAEMDALFFDQKPEFAWHEGLLIEGTTLQVPFMADAVTMVNPASKYSFLNYLHHQKRLYHFYFLESFHIPRREYNHYLQWVSKQLSSCRFSKRVIDIAEHSDGYEVSVEDVLTGHVKTYYAKHVVLGMGSAPNLPEWTAAGSRNLYHSSEFLQRRNEALGETVTVIGSGQSAAEVFLELLKEQITAGFKLNWLTRTDGFFPMEYSKLGLEHFSPDYTDYFYRLPQSLKDEVVSKQDPLYKGISADTIADIYDLLYERTIAGQKLDVQLLAKTAIKDISEYGGGLELDCYHREEGVSFKFESDTVIAATGYKTLWPKAFSSLAHSMRWDEAGRPVISRNYQVYMHETRDEHMVFIQNGELHTHGVGAPDLGLGAYRNAVIINSIAGKTIFEIPEKNVFQHFGIQQLARKKQTV from the coding sequence ATGGCTGCCCTTATAGATGAAACAGCCGAAATGGACGCTTTGTTTTTTGATCAAAAACCGGAGTTTGCCTGGCATGAAGGATTATTAATTGAAGGAACGACTCTTCAGGTTCCTTTTATGGCGGATGCCGTTACAATGGTTAATCCGGCGAGCAAATATAGCTTTTTGAATTATTTGCATCACCAGAAACGGCTGTACCACTTCTATTTTCTAGAATCGTTCCATATACCCCGTAGAGAATATAACCATTACCTCCAATGGGTCTCAAAGCAGCTGTCATCATGCCGGTTCAGCAAAAGAGTCATTGATATAGCCGAGCATTCGGATGGTTATGAAGTGAGTGTAGAAGATGTTTTGACAGGACATGTGAAGACTTATTACGCGAAGCATGTGGTCCTGGGAATGGGAAGTGCCCCGAATCTGCCGGAATGGACGGCGGCAGGCAGCCGGAATCTCTATCATTCTTCTGAGTTTTTGCAAAGAAGGAATGAAGCACTGGGAGAGACAGTCACAGTAATCGGCTCAGGGCAAAGTGCAGCAGAGGTTTTCCTTGAGCTTTTAAAAGAACAGATAACTGCAGGCTTTAAGCTGAATTGGCTGACACGAACAGACGGTTTCTTTCCGATGGAATATTCCAAGCTCGGGCTTGAACATTTTTCACCAGATTACACGGATTATTTTTACCGCTTACCTCAAAGCCTGAAGGATGAAGTTGTGTCGAAGCAGGATCCTCTTTATAAGGGAATAAGCGCAGATACGATTGCAGACATTTACGATCTTTTATATGAAAGAACAATCGCTGGACAAAAGCTGGACGTACAGCTCCTTGCTAAAACGGCGATTAAAGATATCTCTGAATATGGCGGCGGTCTAGAGCTCGACTGTTATCACAGGGAGGAGGGTGTATCGTTTAAGTTTGAATCAGATACCGTTATCGCTGCGACAGGATACAAAACCCTCTGGCCAAAAGCATTTAGCAGCCTGGCTCATTCGATGAGATGGGACGAAGCAGGACGCCCTGTTATTTCGAGAAACTATCAGGTCTACATGCATGAGACGAGAGATGAGCACATGGTGTTTATTCAAAACGGCGAGCTTCATACCCATGGGGTAGGAGCGCCTGATCTGGGGCTCGGCGCTTATCGGAATGCCGTTATCATAAATTCGATTGCCGGAAAAACGATTTTTGAGATTCCGGAAAAAAATGTCTTTCAGCACTTTGGGATCCAGCAGCTTGCCCGAAAGAAACAAACCGTATAG
- a CDS encoding long-chain-fatty-acid--CoA ligase — protein MYDSKPWLTAYPKEIPAELEFRKEPVQQYLVDAAKSFPEKVAIHFMGKEMTYKELYHESIAFASYLQQIGIAKGDRVAIMLANTPQSVISYFGILMAGGIVVQTNPLYTERELEYQMKDSGAKAIITLDILYPRASKVMPQTDLQHIIVTAIKDYLPFPKNLVYPFIQKKQYGIVVNVKHEGNTHLFKEIVKTEPKKLVQYDFDFEEDVALLQYTGGTTGSPKGVMLTHRNLVANSSMCTAWLYKSKPGEESVLGIVPFFHVYGMTIIMILSVMQAYKMIILPKFDALTTLKTIQKQRPTLFPGAPTIYIGLLNHPDLKKYDLSSIDSCLSGSAPLPIEVQEEFEKVTGGKLVEGYGLTESSPVTHSNFLWDRPRVKGSIGVPWPNTEVKIISLDDGEIMPVGEIGEIIIKGPQVMKGYWNRPDATAETVKEGWLYTGDLGYMDDNGYFYVVDRKKDMIIAGGFNIYPREIEEVLYEHPDVLEAVAAGIPDPYRGETVKAYVVLKEGSKLTSDDLNQYARKYLAAYKAPRLYEFREELPKTAVGKILRRTLVEEEMRKIEEENKKHA, from the coding sequence ATGTATGATTCTAAACCATGGCTCACCGCTTATCCTAAAGAAATTCCTGCAGAACTGGAGTTTCGAAAAGAACCTGTTCAGCAGTATTTAGTAGATGCAGCAAAAAGCTTTCCAGAAAAAGTTGCCATCCATTTCATGGGGAAGGAGATGACATATAAAGAGCTATACCATGAATCAATAGCATTTGCTAGTTATCTTCAGCAGATTGGTATTGCAAAAGGTGACCGAGTTGCCATCATGCTTGCCAATACTCCACAATCAGTCATAAGTTATTTTGGTATATTAATGGCTGGGGGAATTGTTGTTCAAACCAATCCGTTATATACTGAACGTGAACTTGAATACCAAATGAAGGACTCAGGTGCAAAGGCGATCATCACACTCGACATCCTCTATCCTCGCGCTTCTAAGGTGATGCCGCAAACAGATTTGCAGCACATAATTGTAACCGCTATCAAAGACTACCTGCCATTCCCAAAAAATCTAGTCTATCCTTTTATCCAGAAAAAGCAATATGGAATTGTTGTAAATGTAAAACATGAAGGCAATACCCATCTATTTAAAGAAATCGTAAAAACGGAACCAAAAAAACTAGTACAATATGACTTTGACTTTGAAGAGGATGTAGCACTCCTGCAATATACTGGAGGTACAACCGGTTCTCCAAAAGGGGTTATGCTGACACATAGAAATTTAGTAGCTAATTCATCCATGTGTACGGCTTGGCTTTATAAATCCAAACCTGGAGAGGAATCAGTCCTAGGCATAGTTCCTTTTTTCCATGTCTATGGAATGACAATCATTATGATCTTATCTGTCATGCAGGCTTATAAGATGATAATATTACCAAAGTTTGACGCTCTTACTACATTAAAAACGATCCAAAAGCAGCGCCCTACCTTGTTTCCTGGTGCGCCAACCATTTATATCGGTCTATTAAATCATCCTGATTTGAAAAAATATGACTTATCTTCTATTGACTCTTGTCTTAGTGGCTCTGCTCCACTTCCAATAGAAGTTCAAGAAGAATTTGAGAAGGTTACAGGTGGGAAACTTGTTGAAGGGTATGGATTAACAGAATCTTCTCCCGTGACACATTCAAATTTCTTATGGGATCGTCCGCGCGTAAAAGGCAGTATTGGTGTACCATGGCCAAATACAGAAGTAAAAATTATCTCATTGGATGATGGTGAAATCATGCCAGTTGGAGAAATTGGTGAAATCATCATAAAAGGTCCACAAGTGATGAAGGGTTATTGGAATCGACCAGATGCTACAGCGGAAACAGTTAAAGAAGGCTGGCTATATACTGGAGATCTTGGTTATATGGATGATAATGGATATTTCTATGTAGTAGATAGAAAGAAGGATATGATCATAGCTGGAGGATTTAATATCTACCCTAGAGAAATTGAAGAAGTCTTGTATGAGCATCCTGATGTATTGGAGGCCGTGGCTGCTGGTATTCCCGATCCATACCGTGGTGAAACCGTTAAGGCATATGTGGTGTTGAAGGAAGGCTCAAAACTTACCTCAGATGACTTGAATCAATACGCTCGAAAATATTTAGCGGCATATAAAGCCCCACGATTATATGAATTTAGAGAAGAATTACCGAAAACAGCAGTAGGGAAGATTCTTAGAAGAACCCTTGTTGAAGAAGAAATGAGAAAAATAGAGGAAGAAAACAAAAAACATGCCTAA
- a CDS encoding TetR/AcrR family transcriptional regulator: MKKNKPKYMQIIDAAVIAIAEVGYHQAQVSKIAKQAGVADGTIYLYFKNKEDILISLFEEKMGSFIEKIDEMIAGKETAAEKLLMMIEAHFKNLSDDHHMAIVTQLELRQSNKELRLRINNVLKGYLRVIDKIIIEGKETGEFSSDLDVRLARQMIFGTMDETVTTWVLNEEKYDLVALAKPVHQLLIKGCGNH, encoded by the coding sequence ATGAAAAAAAATAAACCAAAATACATGCAAATCATCGATGCAGCCGTTATTGCAATCGCAGAAGTTGGTTATCACCAAGCACAGGTTTCAAAGATTGCAAAGCAAGCCGGTGTCGCAGATGGAACCATTTATCTTTATTTTAAAAACAAAGAAGACATTCTCATCTCACTCTTTGAAGAAAAAATGGGAAGCTTTATTGAAAAAATAGATGAAATGATAGCAGGAAAAGAGACCGCGGCGGAGAAGTTATTAATGATGATAGAAGCTCATTTTAAAAACCTGTCTGATGACCATCACATGGCAATCGTAACTCAACTTGAATTGAGACAGTCGAATAAAGAATTGCGTTTACGTATAAACAATGTTCTAAAAGGCTATTTACGCGTGATTGATAAAATCATCATTGAAGGGAAAGAAACGGGAGAGTTTTCAAGTGATCTCGATGTCCGTCTAGCCAGACAAATGATTTTTGGCACAATGGATGAAACCGTTACAACCTGGGTTTTAAATGAGGAGAAATACGATTTAGTCGCACTCGCTAAACCGGTTCATCAGCTACTGATTAAGGGCTGCGGGAATCATTAA